The Prochlorococcus marinus str. MIT 9301 genome window below encodes:
- a CDS encoding carboxypeptidase M32, producing the protein MAETHWKKLGAYLKETQILGSIQNTLYWDQNTGMPKKGAYWRSEQLTYIAKVLHERNSSEEFSNLIQSAKNELADIERNSDNQLFIKDKERNISLLLKEFNRERNLDPKLVESLAKAKSKGYESWQEAKEKSDFKIFLPFFEELVKLRIEEAKQISIKCSPWETLAQPFEPELNLKWLNKIFQPLKETIPGLIRGLNKSQKNQWDLSPESQKKLCSKLLDEFGRDRDLVVVGQSPHPFSITLGPNDFRITTRIVEGEPLSSFLATAHEWGHSIYEQGLPSQSHQWFAWPLGQATSMGIHESQSLFWENRIVKSKSFSKRFFKKFVSAGCSLNNYLELWKSINHLEAGLNRVEADELTYGLHILIRTELEIDLIERGLPAEDIPTEWNKRYGELLGIKPSNDSEGCLQDVHWSEGAFGYFPSYLLGHVISAQISSQMEREIGLIDNLIENGEYQKIIFWLKNNIHKYGRSVNCMELVRAVTNEELSPNYFINHLRSKINDFC; encoded by the coding sequence TTGGCTGAAACTCATTGGAAAAAGCTGGGTGCTTACCTTAAAGAAACACAAATATTAGGTTCAATCCAAAATACACTTTATTGGGATCAGAATACTGGAATGCCAAAAAAAGGGGCTTATTGGAGGTCTGAACAACTTACTTATATTGCAAAAGTATTGCATGAAAGAAATTCTTCCGAGGAATTTTCTAATCTGATACAATCTGCAAAAAATGAACTAGCAGATATTGAAAGAAATTCCGATAATCAACTTTTCATAAAAGATAAAGAAAGAAATATTAGTCTTTTATTGAAGGAATTTAATAGAGAAAGAAATTTAGATCCTAAATTAGTTGAGTCTTTAGCAAAGGCAAAATCTAAAGGATATGAAAGCTGGCAAGAAGCTAAGGAAAAATCAGATTTTAAAATTTTTCTTCCTTTCTTTGAAGAATTAGTTAAATTGCGGATTGAAGAGGCAAAGCAAATATCTATTAAATGTTCACCTTGGGAGACATTAGCCCAACCCTTTGAGCCTGAATTAAATTTGAAATGGTTGAACAAAATTTTTCAACCTTTGAAAGAAACCATCCCAGGCTTGATTAGAGGACTTAACAAGTCCCAAAAAAATCAATGGGATTTAAGTCCAGAATCTCAAAAAAAATTATGTTCTAAATTACTTGACGAGTTTGGAAGAGATAGAGATCTCGTAGTTGTTGGACAATCTCCCCATCCTTTTTCGATTACATTAGGGCCAAATGATTTTAGGATCACTACAAGAATTGTTGAAGGTGAACCATTATCAAGTTTTTTAGCAACCGCGCATGAGTGGGGGCATTCTATTTATGAGCAGGGTTTGCCATCACAAAGTCATCAATGGTTTGCTTGGCCTTTAGGTCAAGCAACATCTATGGGTATTCATGAAAGTCAATCTTTATTTTGGGAAAATAGAATAGTTAAATCCAAATCTTTTTCAAAAAGATTTTTTAAAAAATTTGTTTCGGCTGGATGTTCTCTTAATAATTATTTAGAACTATGGAAATCTATTAATCATTTGGAAGCAGGATTAAATAGGGTGGAAGCGGATGAATTGACTTATGGCTTACACATATTAATAAGAACCGAACTTGAAATAGATTTAATTGAAAGAGGGTTACCTGCTGAAGATATTCCAACAGAATGGAATAAAAGATATGGTGAACTCCTAGGAATTAAACCATCTAATGATTCAGAAGGTTGTCTTCAAGATGTTCATTGGAGTGAAGGGGCGTTTGGATATTTCCCCTCATATTTGTTAGGACATGTTATAAGTGCGCAAATATCTTCTCAAATGGAAAGAGAAATAGGTTTGATTGACAACTTAATTGAAAATGGTGAATATCAAAAGATCATCTTTTGGTTAAAAAATAATATACATAAATATGGCAGATCTGTTAATTGTATGGAGTTGGTAAGAGCTGTAACTAATGAAGAACTATCGCCAAACTATTTTATTAATCATTTAAGGTCTAAAATAAATGATTTTTGCTGA
- a CDS encoding inorganic diphosphatase — protein sequence MANLNQPPSRVTPNLLHILNAFTDSSNTIINSIVELNSNTINKYELITETGHLKLDRVGYSSLAYPFAYGCIPRTWDEDGDPLDVEIVGVTEPLIPGSIVEARIIGVMKFDDGGEVDDKVIAVLADDKRMDHISSYEDLGDHWLKETKYYWEHYKDLKKPGTCTVNGFFGIEEAVKVIKDCEERYKKEIDPKLVN from the coding sequence ATGGCAAATCTAAATCAGCCCCCAAGCAGGGTTACCCCAAATTTATTGCACATACTAAATGCTTTCACTGATAGCTCAAATACAATAATAAACTCTATTGTTGAATTGAACTCCAATACCATAAATAAATATGAATTAATTACAGAAACGGGCCATCTTAAACTTGATAGGGTAGGTTATTCATCACTTGCGTATCCTTTCGCTTATGGATGTATTCCAAGGACATGGGATGAAGATGGAGATCCACTTGATGTAGAAATTGTTGGAGTAACTGAGCCTTTGATACCGGGATCTATTGTGGAAGCAAGGATTATTGGGGTGATGAAATTTGATGACGGTGGAGAGGTCGATGATAAGGTAATAGCGGTTCTCGCAGATGATAAAAGAATGGATCATATCTCAAGTTATGAAGACCTTGGAGATCATTGGTTAAAAGAAACGAAGTATTATTGGGAGCACTACAAAGATTTAAAAAAACCAGGAACATGTACTGTCAATGGTTTTTTTGGGATAGAAGAAGCTGTTAAAGTGATTAAAGATTGTGAAGAGAGATACAAAAAAGAAATTGATCCTAAATTAGTAAATTAA
- the hemC gene encoding hydroxymethylbilane synthase: MTNFKLKIASRRSKLAMVQTLWVKDQLERNIPNLEVSIEAMATQGDKILDVALAKIGDKGLFTKELEAQMLVGHADIAVHSLKDLPTNLPNGLKLGCITKREDPADALVVNKKNDCYKLETLPEGSIVGTSSLRRLAQLRNKYPHLIFKDIRGNVITRIEKLDAGEFDCIILAAAGLKRLGFESRIHQIIPSEISLHAVGQGALGIECKSDDKKVLEIINILEDKPTSQRCLAERAFLRELEGGCQVPIGVNSNIQNEKLCLTGMVASLDGERLIKDQHIGNINDPEEIGKELAKKLKQQGAEEILSEIFEKFREK, encoded by the coding sequence ATGACTAATTTTAAGCTAAAAATAGCTAGTAGAAGAAGTAAGCTAGCAATGGTTCAAACTTTATGGGTTAAAGATCAACTAGAAAGGAATATTCCCAATTTAGAGGTATCTATAGAAGCTATGGCAACTCAAGGTGACAAAATCCTTGATGTAGCCCTAGCAAAAATAGGCGACAAAGGCTTATTTACAAAAGAACTTGAAGCACAAATGCTCGTGGGCCATGCTGATATAGCAGTACATTCTCTGAAAGATTTACCAACCAATTTGCCCAATGGCCTTAAATTAGGATGCATTACAAAAAGGGAGGATCCTGCAGATGCTTTAGTAGTAAACAAAAAAAATGACTGTTATAAATTAGAAACCTTACCTGAAGGTTCGATTGTTGGAACAAGCTCTCTAAGAAGACTTGCACAATTAAGAAATAAGTACCCACATCTTATTTTCAAAGACATCAGGGGTAATGTTATTACAAGAATTGAAAAATTAGATGCAGGAGAATTTGATTGTATAATTCTCGCGGCCGCTGGCTTAAAGAGATTAGGCTTTGAATCAAGAATTCACCAGATTATCCCAAGCGAAATTTCCCTTCATGCCGTTGGCCAAGGAGCACTAGGCATTGAATGTAAATCTGATGATAAAAAAGTTTTAGAAATTATAAATATTTTAGAAGATAAACCCACCAGTCAAAGATGTCTAGCAGAAAGGGCTTTTTTAAGAGAGCTTGAAGGTGGATGCCAAGTCCCAATAGGTGTGAATAGTAATATTCAGAATGAAAAACTTTGCCTTACTGGTATGGTTGCATCTCTGGATGGAGAAAGGCTTATTAAAGATCAACATATTGGCAATATTAATGATCCCGAAGAAATAGGAAAAGAACTAGCTAAAAAATTAAAGCAGCAAGGTGCCGAAGAAATACTAAGCGAAATATTTGAAAAATTTAGAGAAAAATAA
- the rpoD gene encoding RNA polymerase sigma factor RpoD — MCPVAAESKNSKPSSKKKINKKINTNLETVVEEDSNKNSQPLKTSAELNESSIENNNNEFSDSEEEDKGLGNIKLGPKGIYTEDSIRVYLQEIGRIRLLRPDEEIELARKIADLLQLEELATQYESEKGHFPSVREWAELIDMPLPKFRRRLLLGRRAKEKMVQSNLRLVVSIAKKYMNRGLSFQDLIQEGSLGLIRAAEKFDHEKGYKFSTYATWWIRQAITRAIADQSRTIRLPVHLYETISRIKKTTKVLSQEFGRKPSEEEIAESMEMTIEKLRFIAKSAQLPISLETPIGKEEDSRLGDFIEADIENPEQDVSKTLLREDLEGVLATLSPRERDVLRLRYGIDDGRMKTLEEIGQIFDVTRERIRQIEAKALRKLRHPNRNGVLKEYIK, encoded by the coding sequence ATGTGTCCAGTCGCAGCAGAATCAAAGAATTCCAAGCCCAGTTCCAAAAAAAAGATCAATAAAAAAATTAATACAAATTTAGAAACCGTAGTTGAAGAAGATAGTAATAAAAATAGCCAACCCTTAAAAACATCTGCTGAGTTAAACGAAAGCAGTATTGAAAATAACAATAATGAATTTAGTGATTCTGAAGAAGAAGATAAAGGGCTCGGGAATATAAAACTTGGGCCAAAAGGTATCTATACTGAAGATTCAATAAGAGTTTATCTCCAAGAAATCGGAAGAATTAGACTTTTAAGACCAGATGAAGAAATTGAGCTTGCAAGAAAAATTGCTGACTTACTCCAATTAGAAGAGCTAGCAACTCAATATGAGTCAGAAAAAGGGCATTTCCCATCTGTAAGAGAATGGGCCGAGTTAATAGATATGCCTCTTCCCAAATTTAGAAGAAGACTGCTCCTAGGGCGGAGAGCAAAAGAAAAAATGGTTCAATCAAATTTAAGATTAGTTGTTTCAATTGCTAAAAAATATATGAACAGAGGTTTATCATTTCAAGATTTAATCCAAGAAGGAAGTTTGGGTCTAATTAGAGCAGCGGAAAAATTCGACCATGAAAAAGGTTATAAGTTCTCTACATATGCAACTTGGTGGATTCGCCAAGCTATTACAAGAGCAATTGCGGATCAAAGTAGAACTATTAGATTGCCAGTTCACTTATACGAGACAATATCCAGAATTAAAAAAACCACAAAAGTTCTTAGTCAAGAATTTGGCAGGAAACCTAGTGAAGAAGAAATCGCTGAGAGTATGGAAATGACAATCGAAAAATTAAGATTTATAGCTAAAAGTGCGCAACTTCCTATTTCTTTAGAAACTCCAATAGGGAAAGAAGAAGACTCAAGACTAGGAGACTTTATAGAGGCTGATATAGAAAATCCAGAGCAAGATGTATCTAAAACTTTACTAAGAGAAGATTTGGAAGGAGTATTAGCCACTCTTAGTCCAAGAGAAAGAGATGTTCTCAGATTGAGATATGGAATTGATGATGGAAGAATGAAAACTCTTGAAGAAATTGGCCAAATTTTTGATGTGACGAGAGAAAGAATTAGACAAATAGAGGCAAAAGCCCTAAGAAAACTTAGACATCCAAATCGAAATGGGGTTTTAAAAGAATATATAAAATAA
- the priA gene encoding replication restart helicase PriA, giving the protein MKPASNQLLNISYKLEILLDIGSSNENFYYLDGNNLGAEVGDIVSVRLRGRLLNGLVISKKGFSTINNDEANITGGKSIKYLFVESILHKKIIDESWREWIDSLASFYMVSNLKMFKTAFPPGWIGKYKNFSKGLKDQIWIETKKEFDIKKNGLTKKEFFLMNTLSEKGNWQSELIKSGFNYTLINSMVSKNYLVKSKRKKNINSKLNSFLNDHIATKKPNLTNEQKIAFQEFLTMEPGDVLLLWGETGSGKTEVYMRITEDQFLKKKSCLLLAPEIGLIPQLIDRFSRRFNNVVYEYHSNCSPNHRTLVWKKIINANEPLIVIGTRSAVFLPIKNLGLIIMDEEHDVSYKQDSPMPCYDAREIAIEKVKRNSAKLIFGSATPSMKTWKKCIFGRDFKLVRMIERISSNKTPEIKIIDMRDEFKKGNIKIFSNELLQLLPQLRLKKEQAIILIPRRGHSGFLSCRNCGYLINCPNCDVPLSVHLGSQGKKWLRCHWCDHKSRLINRCPDCHSTAFKPFGIGTQRVIEFLNEEFPDLRVLRFDRDTTSGKDGHRDILSKFSKGDADILVGTQMLAKGIDIPNITLSVVIAADGLLHRPDISAEEKSLQLFLQVAGRAGRAEKKGKVIFQTYKPNHPVISYLQKRDYERFLIENSRLRKEANLFPFCTICLLKLSGDNYELTESIAIKLAKYLLNFCEKKNWKLIGPAPSLIAKVGKKFRWQILIHGPEGTKIPLPDRSILWKLIPKNVFLTIDVNPAEL; this is encoded by the coding sequence TTGAAGCCGGCAAGTAATCAATTATTAAATATCTCCTACAAATTGGAAATTTTGCTTGATATAGGTAGTAGTAATGAAAACTTTTACTATTTAGATGGAAATAATCTTGGCGCAGAAGTTGGAGATATTGTAAGCGTGAGACTAAGAGGGAGATTATTGAATGGGTTGGTGATTTCGAAAAAAGGCTTTTCGACAATCAATAATGATGAAGCAAATATTACCGGAGGTAAAAGTATAAAATATTTGTTTGTTGAAAGTATTTTGCATAAAAAAATAATTGATGAATCTTGGAGAGAATGGATAGATTCCCTAGCTTCTTTTTATATGGTTAGTAATTTAAAAATGTTTAAAACTGCATTTCCTCCTGGTTGGATTGGTAAATATAAGAATTTTTCTAAAGGTTTAAAAGATCAAATATGGATTGAAACTAAAAAAGAATTTGATATTAAGAAAAATGGATTAACCAAAAAAGAATTTTTTTTAATGAATACTTTGTCTGAAAAAGGTAATTGGCAAAGTGAACTAATAAAGTCTGGTTTTAATTACACGCTAATTAATTCAATGGTCAGTAAAAACTATCTTGTTAAATCTAAAAGAAAAAAAAATATAAATAGTAAATTAAATTCCTTTTTAAATGATCATATTGCAACTAAAAAACCAAATCTTACAAATGAGCAAAAAATTGCATTTCAAGAATTTCTAACAATGGAACCAGGAGATGTATTACTTCTATGGGGCGAAACAGGTTCAGGTAAAACAGAAGTTTATATGAGAATTACTGAAGATCAATTTCTTAAGAAAAAAAGTTGTTTGTTATTAGCCCCCGAAATTGGACTAATTCCTCAACTTATTGATAGGTTTAGTCGGCGATTTAATAATGTCGTTTACGAATATCATAGTAATTGTTCTCCCAATCATAGAACTTTAGTTTGGAAGAAAATTATTAATGCTAATGAACCATTAATAGTAATAGGAACAAGGTCGGCAGTATTTCTTCCAATCAAAAATCTAGGTTTAATAATAATGGATGAAGAACATGATGTTTCTTATAAACAAGATAGTCCTATGCCTTGTTATGACGCGAGAGAAATTGCTATTGAAAAAGTAAAAAGGAATTCTGCAAAGTTAATTTTTGGGAGTGCAACCCCATCAATGAAGACTTGGAAAAAGTGTATTTTTGGAAGGGATTTTAAATTGGTAAGAATGATTGAGAGGATATCCAGTAATAAGACTCCTGAAATAAAAATTATTGATATGCGGGATGAGTTCAAGAAGGGAAATATAAAAATATTTTCCAATGAATTATTACAATTGCTTCCTCAATTACGGTTAAAAAAAGAGCAAGCAATAATTTTGATCCCTAGGAGGGGGCATAGTGGATTTTTAAGTTGTAGAAATTGCGGATATTTAATAAATTGTCCCAACTGTGACGTTCCTTTATCAGTTCATCTCGGATCACAAGGAAAAAAATGGTTACGCTGTCATTGGTGTGATCATAAATCGAGATTGATCAATCGTTGCCCAGATTGTCATTCAACTGCTTTTAAACCTTTTGGAATTGGGACACAAAGGGTAATAGAGTTTTTAAATGAAGAATTTCCTGACTTAAGAGTACTTCGCTTTGATAGAGATACAACCTCAGGAAAGGATGGACATAGAGATATTCTTTCAAAGTTTTCTAAAGGCGATGCTGATATTCTTGTAGGAACTCAGATGTTGGCAAAAGGTATTGACATTCCCAATATTACTCTTTCAGTAGTTATCGCAGCAGATGGATTGCTTCACCGCCCAGATATTTCGGCAGAAGAAAAATCATTACAATTGTTTTTGCAAGTAGCTGGAAGGGCAGGCAGGGCTGAAAAAAAAGGAAAAGTAATTTTTCAAACATATAAACCTAACCACCCGGTGATTTCGTATCTTCAGAAAAGAGATTATGAAAGATTCTTAATTGAAAACTCGAGATTGAGAAAGGAAGCCAATTTATTTCCATTTTGCACGATTTGCCTTCTTAAATTATCAGGTGATAATTATGAATTAACTGAATCAATTGCAATAAAATTAGCGAAATACCTACTCAATTTTTGTGAGAAAAAGAACTGGAAATTAATTGGTCCCGCTCCTAGTTTAATTGCTAAAGTCGGTAAAAAATTTAGATGGCAGATATTAATACATGGTCCGGAAGGAACAAAGATACCTTTGCCTGATAGATCAATATTATGGAAACTTATTCCAAAAAATGTTTTTTTAACAATTGATGTTAATCCAGCAGAGTTGTAA
- a CDS encoding DUF3153 domain-containing protein, which produces MKTYEQVLETVELALAKGEYHYCIEFLLPLIESFPLSSKEGVNLRTILITALCGINKKEEAKKLCKELLKSYDNKTRENAKYLMEVIDSPDIKKPENWNVQFESNPSLNKKSLNSLRKKKEVFKKKKFINVTETPTGETKPFQKGFSLIIVLILLLLIPLLSGCVKVEDTLDLSELDSITNNLVIESKYIKKFPWQLKFEEKMKDIFPDAEIKQDESAFSLKHKNLNLEDTKQVLKITQNTAGELAGGSTNIDINTNQKNFIFFKKYFYRLDLDLTSIQGVENLELIFKIVHPNKVTLTNKNNLNLEITKNLIIWNLNQGQINSLEFSFWNMNKLLIGISTILMITVLAYLLRFYRFKLGTDLPQLPSK; this is translated from the coding sequence ATGAAAACTTATGAGCAAGTTTTAGAAACAGTAGAACTTGCTTTAGCAAAAGGTGAGTATCATTATTGTATTGAATTTCTTTTACCTTTAATCGAATCATTTCCTTTGTCAAGTAAAGAGGGAGTGAATTTAAGAACAATCTTAATTACTGCTCTTTGTGGTATCAATAAAAAGGAGGAAGCTAAAAAACTTTGTAAAGAACTTCTAAAATCTTACGATAATAAGACGAGAGAAAATGCAAAATATTTGATGGAAGTTATAGACTCTCCTGACATTAAAAAGCCAGAGAATTGGAACGTTCAGTTTGAAAGCAACCCATCACTTAATAAAAAATCTCTTAACTCACTACGCAAAAAAAAAGAAGTATTCAAGAAAAAGAAATTTATTAATGTAACTGAGACTCCTACTGGTGAAACAAAACCCTTTCAAAAAGGTTTTTCACTGATCATTGTTTTAATACTATTATTATTGATTCCCCTTTTAAGTGGCTGCGTTAAAGTTGAGGATACCCTTGATCTTAGCGAACTTGATTCAATAACCAATAATTTAGTGATAGAAAGTAAATACATAAAGAAATTTCCTTGGCAATTAAAATTTGAAGAGAAGATGAAAGATATTTTCCCTGACGCAGAAATTAAACAAGACGAATCAGCCTTTTCTTTGAAACATAAAAATCTCAATCTAGAAGATACAAAGCAAGTACTTAAAATCACCCAAAACACAGCTGGAGAGTTAGCAGGAGGATCAACAAATATAGATATTAATACTAATCAAAAAAACTTCATATTTTTTAAAAAATACTTTTACAGGTTAGATTTGGATCTAACTTCTATCCAAGGTGTTGAAAATTTAGAACTCATTTTCAAAATTGTTCACCCTAATAAAGTTACCCTTACTAATAAAAATAATTTAAATTTAGAAATCACCAAAAATCTAATAATTTGGAATTTAAATCAAGGGCAGATAAATAGTCTTGAATTTTCTTTCTGGAACATGAACAAACTTTTGATTGGGATATCTACTATTTTAATGATTACAGTATTAGCTTATTTATTAAGATTCTATAGATTTAAATTAGGTACAGATTTGCCTCAACTTCCATCAAAGTAA
- the argB gene encoding acetylglutamate kinase — MNDSQRVSILSEALPYIQSFSGRKIVIKYGGSVMEDDDLKNAFFRDIALLSTVGVCPIVIHGGGPEINNWLKKLEISPKFENGLRITDQKTMEIVEMVLMGRVNKQIVKGINKTGSLAVGISGLDGNLIQSRELGDGSHGLVGEVTKINPEILDPLISKGYIPIISSIGSTVEGISHNINADFVAGEIAAAISAEKLILLTDTQGILKEKDNKNSLVEKTNLKEARDLIDKKIVTEGMIPKTECCIRALAQGVKAAHIIDGRVQHSLLLEIFTNTGIGTMIVA, encoded by the coding sequence ATGAATGATTCTCAAAGAGTATCAATATTAAGTGAAGCACTTCCATATATACAAAGTTTCTCAGGCAGAAAAATTGTTATCAAGTATGGCGGTTCTGTTATGGAGGATGATGATTTAAAAAATGCTTTTTTTAGAGATATAGCACTTTTATCAACTGTGGGGGTTTGTCCGATAGTAATTCATGGAGGTGGACCCGAGATTAATAATTGGTTAAAGAAATTAGAAATATCTCCTAAATTTGAAAATGGATTAAGAATTACTGATCAAAAAACAATGGAAATTGTCGAGATGGTTCTAATGGGTAGAGTTAACAAACAAATTGTAAAAGGCATTAATAAAACTGGATCCTTAGCAGTGGGAATATCAGGTCTTGATGGCAACTTAATTCAATCAAGAGAACTAGGAGATGGGAGCCATGGGTTAGTGGGTGAGGTCACAAAAATCAATCCTGAAATATTAGATCCTCTTATTTCTAAAGGATATATCCCTATTATTTCAAGTATTGGATCAACAGTGGAGGGGATTTCACATAACATTAATGCAGATTTTGTTGCTGGAGAAATTGCTGCTGCAATAAGTGCGGAAAAACTTATTCTTCTTACTGATACTCAAGGGATTTTAAAAGAAAAAGATAATAAAAATAGTCTTGTCGAAAAAACGAATCTCAAAGAGGCAAGAGATTTAATTGATAAAAAAATTGTGACTGAAGGTATGATTCCAAAGACAGAATGCTGCATTAGGGCTTTAGCTCAAGGAGTCAAAGCTGCTCACATCATTGATGGAAGAGTACAACATTCGTTACTTCTTGAAATTTTTACAAATACCGGAATAGGGACAATGATAGTCGCTTAA
- a CDS encoding DUF2854 domain-containing protein yields the protein MKKYLSPGNLIVTVGGILAFVGMTAYFTDSVNLSVPTFFYGVPIFLIGLGLKTSEIPPVELFDKTNFATNKFNRPTELTALVKDVTRWRYGIKAHLESSLESLNLWDEDNPPQLKEIEEITKEEKNGLRMRFELNAVPLEKWIEKQERLNRFFVKGLESEFIIDDNKKEFDFILFY from the coding sequence ATGAAGAAATACCTATCGCCTGGAAACTTAATCGTAACAGTTGGGGGTATATTAGCTTTTGTTGGCATGACTGCTTATTTTACAGACTCAGTAAATTTAAGTGTACCTACTTTCTTTTATGGAGTACCTATTTTTCTAATTGGATTAGGTTTAAAGACTTCCGAAATACCTCCTGTGGAGTTGTTTGACAAGACAAATTTTGCGACAAATAAATTTAATAGACCAACAGAACTAACAGCACTAGTTAAAGATGTTACAAGATGGAGATATGGGATAAAAGCTCATCTTGAATCGTCATTAGAGTCGTTAAATTTGTGGGACGAGGATAATCCCCCTCAACTTAAAGAAATAGAAGAAATTACAAAAGAAGAAAAAAATGGTCTCAGAATGCGTTTCGAATTAAATGCTGTCCCTCTAGAAAAATGGATTGAAAAACAAGAAAGACTAAACAGGTTTTTCGTCAAAGGTCTTGAATCAGAATTTATTATCGACGATAATAAAAAAGAATTTGATTTTATTCTCTTTTATTGA
- a CDS encoding single-stranded DNA-binding protein, whose product MNHCLIQAVINSAPQMRYTKENQTPIAEMIVNFKGLRSEDPTRDLKIVGWGNIAQEMVNELKEGQNIVIEGRLKMNSVTRKDGTKEKQPELTASKIHQISTVDFSKSDKKENNESFENKESTKNSSWDSSPLVPEVDEIPF is encoded by the coding sequence ATGAATCATTGTTTAATTCAGGCGGTCATTAATAGCGCTCCCCAAATGAGGTATACCAAAGAAAACCAAACTCCAATTGCAGAAATGATTGTTAATTTTAAAGGATTACGTAGTGAAGATCCAACAAGAGATCTCAAGATCGTAGGATGGGGAAATATTGCCCAAGAAATGGTGAATGAACTAAAGGAGGGGCAAAATATTGTTATTGAGGGACGTCTAAAGATGAATTCTGTTACTAGAAAAGACGGAACGAAAGAAAAGCAACCAGAACTAACAGCTTCAAAGATTCATCAAATATCGACAGTTGATTTTTCTAAGTCTGATAAAAAAGAAAATAATGAGTCATTTGAAAATAAAGAAAGCACTAAAAACTCCAGTTGGGATAGCTCACCTTTAGTACCCGAAGTTGACGAAATACCTTTTTAA
- the cobK gene encoding precorrin-6A reductase, whose product MQNQGNCYKNVWILSGTSDGPIIANRLLELNYSVFASVLTYKAGQAYIENPKLHIITGKLNNKDQIINFINKNKITCVVDATHPFAVIISKNLNNACKEINTPLLLFERKSLINNTNNFSYINDLKDINNVDNKNILLAIGSRFLNDTANYYMNCKANVFTRVLPTYESITKAFGSCIKNSNIAILEPSKNNKGILEKKLCDFWEIDYVLCRESGSYSQKNWESIVSGSKMKLFLVKRPKVKNDYSYSFDQYHNLINHIIKKY is encoded by the coding sequence ATGCAGAATCAAGGAAATTGCTATAAAAATGTTTGGATCCTATCAGGAACTTCGGATGGACCTATAATAGCTAATAGGCTTCTTGAACTTAATTATTCAGTCTTTGCAAGTGTTTTAACTTATAAAGCAGGGCAAGCTTATATTGAGAATCCAAAGTTACATATCATTACGGGGAAATTAAATAATAAAGATCAAATAATTAATTTCATAAATAAAAATAAAATCACATGCGTTGTCGATGCTACTCATCCGTTTGCCGTAATAATTTCTAAAAATCTTAATAATGCATGTAAAGAGATTAATACACCGCTTTTACTATTTGAGAGGAAATCTCTAATAAATAACACTAATAATTTTTCTTATATTAATGATTTAAAGGATATAAATAACGTTGATAATAAGAATATTCTTCTTGCAATAGGATCAAGATTCCTTAACGATACAGCTAATTATTATATGAATTGTAAAGCAAATGTATTTACAAGGGTACTTCCAACTTATGAAAGTATAACTAAAGCTTTTGGATCATGTATAAAAAATTCAAACATAGCGATACTTGAACCGAGTAAAAATAATAAAGGCATTTTAGAAAAAAAACTTTGTGATTTTTGGGAGATAGATTATGTTTTATGCAGAGAATCTGGAAGTTATTCTCAGAAAAACTGGGAGAGTATAGTTTCTGGAAGTAAAATGAAGTTATTTTTGGTTAAGAGGCCGAAAGTTAAAAATGATTATTCTTACTCTTTTGATCAATATCACAATTTGATAAATCACATAATTAAAAAATATTGA
- the cutA gene encoding divalent-cation tolerance protein CutA translates to MEALVMITTESSKGNALRMAKLLIQNKLAACVSIKQIFSIYMWDDEIEETKEFEITIKSKLEFKDRLIDFVNKNSTYDVPQIIYKKYQAELKYYDWLNKTI, encoded by the coding sequence ATGGAAGCATTAGTTATGATCACAACTGAATCAAGTAAAGGAAATGCTTTGCGAATGGCTAAATTACTAATACAAAATAAACTTGCAGCTTGTGTTTCGATAAAGCAAATTTTTTCAATTTATATGTGGGATGATGAAATTGAAGAAACTAAAGAGTTTGAAATCACAATAAAAAGTAAACTAGAATTTAAAGATCGTTTAATTGATTTCGTAAATAAAAATTCCACATATGATGTCCCTCAAATTATTTACAAAAAATACCAAGCTGAGTTGAAATATTATGATTGGTTGAATAAGACTATTTGA